A region from the Fusobacterium varium genome encodes:
- a CDS encoding putative plasmid stabilisation system protein, with translation MYQLFIDEKLQKKIKKLDKATKLLLDSYIRKNLLGIEDPRKHGKALTGNLKGLWRYRIMDYRLLVKIEDDKLIIIALDFEHRSKVYK, from the coding sequence ATGTATCAGTTATTTATTGATGAGAAACTTCAAAAGAAAATAAAAAAATTAGATAAAGCTACAAAATTGTTATTAGATAGTTATATTAGAAAAAATTTATTAGGAATAGAAGACCCACGTAAACATGGAAAAGCTCTTACAGGAAATTTAAAAGGGTTATGGAGATATAGAATAATGGATTACAGATTGCTAGTAAAGATAGAAGATGATAAACTTATAATAATAGCACTGGATTTTGAACATAGAAGTAAAGTATATAAATAA
- a CDS encoding putative recombinase, translating into MESVKYIKEDDLKRIREVLKYKNKPVILELINFGVNVALRISDLQKLKFEDITKDNKIILREQKTGKVREIQLNNTCVKAVANLKKVYKELGYPTDKGYLFKSLYRKYVKEKEDHYITKSGVNDYLAYLKDLLNIDYPIASHSLRKTWGYTVYKKTHNIALVMKALNHTSEAVTLRYIGIEQEQLDDTYLSFEI; encoded by the coding sequence ATGGAAAGTGTAAAATATATAAAAGAAGATGATCTAAAAAGAATAAGGGAAGTACTGAAGTATAAAAATAAACCTGTTATCCTAGAACTTATAAATTTTGGAGTAAATGTAGCTCTTCGTATTTCAGATTTACAGAAGTTGAAATTTGAAGATATAACTAAAGATAATAAAATAATTCTTAGAGAACAGAAAACAGGAAAAGTAAGAGAGATCCAGCTTAATAATACCTGTGTAAAAGCTGTAGCTAATCTAAAGAAAGTTTATAAGGAATTGGGATATCCTACAGATAAAGGCTATCTTTTTAAATCTCTATATAGAAAATATGTAAAAGAAAAAGAAGATCATTATATAACTAAATCAGGAGTTAATGATTACCTGGCTTATTTAAAAGATCTTCTTAATATAGATTACCCTATTGCTTCTCACTCACTTAGAAAGACATGGGGATATACAGTTTATAAGAAAACTCATAATATTGCTCTTGTTATGAAAGCACTTAATCATACATCTGAAGCTGTTACTCTTAGATATATTGGTATAGAGCAAGAGCAACTTGATGATACTTATTTAAGTTTTGAAATATAA